A part of Sulfurimonas sp. HSL-1716 genomic DNA contains:
- the mnmE gene encoding tRNA uridine-5-carboxymethylaminomethyl(34) synthesis GTPase MnmE, with product MNDTISAVATAHGIGSIAIIRLSGADALDIAKTLSKRSGFKVRHATLTPLYNQKNELIDETIVIYFKAPQSFTGEDIVEIQCHGGMIVAQLILKATLDAGARLADPGEFSKRAFFNGRIDLSEAEAISKLIEAKSEDAAKILAAQIKGALKNYIEEIRDEMLHILAYSEVSIDYAEEDLPKDLIQQIIAKLDALHTSLTKTLRASESRQGLMQGFKVSIIGKPNVGKSSLLNMLLNYNRAIVSDIAGTTRDTIEEQVKIGTHLIRIIDTAGIRDASDEIERIGIERSIEAIEKSEIVVALFDNSRECDGEDDVILEWLEKYKDSKEIIVIVNKADLPCRFDLFKLKRYDYIEQNSKESAEQLVGNLEKIMDKNNISDEMMLISLRQIEAVKKTLGSIEEAKEPLVDGELEIFSFHITEAINAMSSITRPYETDEMLDKMFGSFCLGK from the coding sequence ATGAACGATACCATCAGTGCTGTCGCTACGGCACATGGGATAGGTTCTATCGCTATCATAAGGCTCAGCGGCGCCGATGCGCTTGATATTGCAAAAACACTTTCAAAGAGGTCCGGTTTTAAAGTCAGACATGCGACCCTTACACCCCTATACAACCAAAAAAACGAACTCATAGACGAAACGATCGTCATATATTTCAAAGCTCCTCAAAGCTTTACCGGAGAAGATATTGTCGAGATACAGTGTCATGGAGGGATGATAGTCGCCCAGCTCATCCTTAAAGCTACGCTTGATGCGGGTGCGAGGCTCGCAGATCCGGGAGAGTTCTCAAAGCGTGCTTTTTTTAACGGCAGGATAGACCTGAGCGAAGCCGAAGCGATATCCAAGCTCATCGAGGCAAAAAGCGAAGATGCCGCGAAAATTTTGGCTGCCCAGATAAAGGGTGCGCTAAAGAACTATATAGAAGAGATCCGCGATGAGATGCTTCATATCCTTGCGTATTCGGAGGTCAGTATCGACTATGCCGAAGAGGATCTGCCTAAAGATCTGATACAGCAGATAATCGCCAAGCTCGATGCTTTACATACAAGCTTGACAAAAACACTCCGTGCAAGCGAATCAAGACAGGGATTGATGCAGGGTTTTAAAGTCTCTATCATCGGTAAACCGAACGTAGGTAAAAGTTCCCTTTTAAATATGCTCTTAAACTATAACCGCGCCATAGTCAGCGACATAGCGGGAACGACGCGCGATACGATAGAGGAGCAGGTAAAGATAGGTACGCACCTGATCCGCATCATAGACACCGCAGGCATACGCGATGCAAGTGACGAGATAGAACGTATCGGTATAGAACGCTCCATAGAAGCGATAGAGAAAAGCGAGATAGTCGTGGCTCTTTTTGATAATTCAAGAGAGTGTGACGGTGAAGATGACGTGATACTCGAGTGGCTGGAAAAATATAAAGATTCCAAAGAGATAATCGTCATTGTAAATAAAGCCGATCTGCCGTGCAGGTTCGATCTTTTTAAACTTAAGAGATACGATTATATAGAGCAAAACTCAAAAGAGAGCGCAGAGCAGCTGGTCGGTAATCTTGAAAAGATAATGGACAAAAACAATATCTCAGACGAGATGATGCTTATCTCCCTGCGTCAGATAGAAGCCGTCAAAAAGACGCTCGGATCGATAGAAGAAGCAAAAGAACCTCTTGTTGACGGGGAACTGGAGATATTCTCGTTTCATATTACAGAAGCGATCAATGCTATGAGCTCGATCACCAGACCATATGAAACCGACGAGATGCTTGATAAGATGTTTGGCAGTTTCTGTTTGGGAAAATAG
- the ruvX gene encoding Holliday junction resolvase RuvX gives MKYIAIDLGLKRIGLAYSPDAKMITPLNAVERKNRYQAANEVKEILKEWDAQAVVVGIPMGGSSEDEMRRRVAHFMNLVDFKGEIFYQDESNSSLEAEEIMKGQMRYKRDGRVDSVSAMIILERFLRTKEP, from the coding sequence GTGAAGTATATCGCTATCGACCTCGGTCTCAAACGCATCGGTCTTGCTTATTCTCCGGATGCAAAGATGATCACGCCTCTTAATGCTGTAGAGCGGAAAAACCGTTATCAAGCAGCAAATGAGGTAAAAGAGATATTAAAAGAGTGGGATGCGCAGGCCGTAGTGGTAGGTATTCCCATGGGTGGAAGTTCTGAAGATGAGATGCGCCGCCGTGTGGCTCATTTTATGAATCTTGTTGATTTTAAGGGTGAAATTTTTTATCAGGACGAAAGCAACTCATCTCTTGAAGCCGAAGAAATAATGAAGGGACAGATGCGGTATAAAAGAGACGGAAGGGTGGATTCCGTCTCTGCCATGATAATACTTGAGAGGTTTTTAAGAACTAAAGAACCTTAA
- the ilvC gene encoding ketol-acid reductoisomerase produces MALNVYYDKDCDISIIKSKKVAMIGFGSQGHAHAENLRDSGVEVIVGLKEGGASWAKAEAKNFKVMTVAEASAAADVVMILLPDETQAHIYKTEIEPNLKNGATIAFGHGFNIHYGRIHPRADINVTMIAPKAPGHTVRSEFVRGGGIPDLIAVGQNPSGNTKELALSYASAIGGGRTAIIETTFKDETETDLFGEQAVLCGGAASLVQAGFETLTEAGYAPELAYFECLHELKLIVDLMFQGGIADMRYSISNTAEYGDYVSGKRVINAESKAAMKEILKEIQDGRFAKDFILEGQAGYPRMNAERANARASLIEQTGVKLRAMMPWISANKIVDTSKN; encoded by the coding sequence ATGGCATTGAATGTTTACTATGATAAAGATTGTGATATCAGCATAATCAAAAGTAAAAAAGTTGCAATGATCGGTTTTGGTTCTCAAGGTCACGCTCATGCAGAAAACCTACGTGACAGCGGTGTTGAAGTGATCGTCGGTCTGAAAGAGGGCGGAGCGAGCTGGGCGAAAGCCGAAGCAAAAAACTTTAAAGTTATGACTGTAGCTGAAGCATCTGCTGCAGCTGACGTCGTAATGATTCTGCTTCCTGATGAAACTCAGGCTCATATCTATAAAACCGAGATCGAACCTAACCTTAAAAACGGTGCAACTATTGCTTTTGGTCATGGTTTTAACATCCATTACGGAAGAATTCATCCAAGAGCCGACATCAATGTCACTATGATCGCTCCAAAAGCTCCGGGACACACTGTTCGTTCAGAGTTCGTACGCGGCGGCGGTATCCCTGACCTTATCGCTGTAGGTCAAAACCCAAGCGGAAATACAAAAGAGCTTGCTCTTTCTTATGCATCTGCTATCGGCGGCGGTAGAACAGCTATTATCGAAACTACTTTCAAAGATGAGACTGAGACTGACCTTTTCGGTGAGCAAGCGGTTCTTTGTGGTGGAGCAGCGTCACTTGTTCAAGCCGGTTTTGAGACATTGACTGAAGCTGGTTATGCTCCTGAACTTGCATATTTTGAGTGTCTGCACGAACTTAAACTTATTGTTGATTTGATGTTCCAAGGCGGGATCGCCGATATGAGATATTCTATCAGTAACACTGCTGAGTACGGTGATTATGTCTCCGGTAAACGTGTTATCAATGCTGAGAGTAAAGCTGCTATGAAAGAGATCCTAAAAGAGATCCAAGACGGCAGATTTGCAAAAGATTTCATCCTTGAAGGCCAAGCAGGTTATCCTCGTATGAATGCAGAGCGTGCAAACGCAAGAGCATCTTTGATCGAGCAGACAGGTGTGAAACTAAGAGCTATGATGCCTTGGATATCTGCAAACAAAATCGTAGACACATCTAAAAACTAA
- a CDS encoding ElyC/SanA/YdcF family protein translates to MLVTNLENRYTKFESTDLDISYIHVLGNGNNDDYTQPLSSMLSAAGTKRVLEGVLIQKRYPNAKLIFTGYEGDTTLPNAIANADLAVALGVKKEMLIVNPLPHDTKEEALFTKTLVKDKPFILVTSAAHMPRAMKLFKDLGMKPIPAPTDYKKQKVRSLFCKPNIGSFENSQSAMHEYIGMLWATLVR, encoded by the coding sequence ATGCTTGTTACAAATCTGGAGAACCGTTATACGAAATTTGAGTCTACCGATCTTGATATCTCATATATACATGTACTTGGTAACGGAAACAACGACGACTATACCCAGCCTCTCTCAAGCATGCTCAGCGCAGCGGGTACGAAAAGAGTTCTCGAAGGTGTTTTGATCCAAAAAAGATATCCGAATGCAAAACTGATCTTTACGGGATACGAAGGTGATACAACGCTCCCAAATGCCATAGCCAATGCTGATCTGGCAGTTGCATTAGGGGTGAAAAAAGAGATGCTCATCGTCAACCCTCTGCCTCATGACACAAAAGAGGAAGCGCTTTTTACAAAGACCTTAGTAAAAGACAAGCCTTTTATATTGGTGACGTCTGCCGCTCATATGCCCCGTGCGATGAAGCTGTTTAAAGATTTAGGAATGAAGCCGATCCCTGCGCCCACCGATTATAAAAAACAGAAAGTAAGGTCACTTTTTTGTAAACCGAATATAGGCTCTTTTGAGAACTCGCAAAGTGCCATGCATGAGTATATCGGTATGCTGTGGGCCACGTTAGTTCGTTAG
- a CDS encoding ankyrin repeat domain-containing protein translates to MPFMQRLQSAMILKTSLHQMYETNIVEHPEKKIYKAIEQNDVQKIQQMIYNGYDVDLKSSHHIPALIYATIHNRVDCINLFLQNGANVNISDKDGRTALHFAVNLCLYELVYLLLKYGASPDQKDEKSRSALDYALNYKDKKSIKLLQTTEQIPVHSSNLLTCVKNANLYDLSRNLKHRNVLFEKNSIGQSLLHAAVLSGDIKMMNYLCNKGLNIDERDINQNTPLIYAILNSTSLHTVEFLCKKGAEIDIKNRHGQSPLLVSIKYGFDEIADYLIETGANVNIVENVNTSLTLCHFAIYTYRDKADKFREIQTKLIAKGATVDMSINKLGWTPLMHCCIQKETSMIKDHFEILIQLGANLNKTDINGRTPLMLATSVGNSHFLQRIIENYADIDRTDNFGWSALIFAVYYSQRDVVKGLLVAGANSNIVTNNGQSALQIATQQQNLDLVNLLKDYGAYEHNK, encoded by the coding sequence ATGCCGTTTATGCAAAGATTACAAAGCGCTATGATATTAAAGACTTCGCTGCATCAGATGTATGAGACCAATATCGTAGAACATCCCGAAAAAAAGATATATAAAGCGATCGAACAAAACGACGTGCAAAAGATCCAGCAGATGATATATAACGGATACGATGTAGATCTTAAAAGCTCTCACCATATTCCTGCTCTCATCTATGCGACGATCCATAACAGGGTCGATTGTATAAATCTTTTTTTGCAAAACGGCGCGAATGTGAACATATCGGATAAAGACGGAAGGACAGCGCTTCATTTTGCAGTAAACCTCTGCCTTTACGAACTTGTGTATCTCTTGTTGAAATATGGAGCTTCCCCCGATCAAAAGGATGAAAAGTCCCGCAGCGCTCTTGATTACGCTTTGAACTATAAAGACAAAAAAAGTATCAAACTCTTACAGACGACCGAACAGATACCAGTGCACAGCAGCAATCTGCTTACATGCGTAAAAAACGCAAACCTCTATGATCTTTCAAGAAACCTAAAACACAGGAATGTACTTTTTGAAAAGAACAGCATAGGCCAAAGCCTCTTGCACGCGGCCGTGCTGAGCGGCGATATAAAAATGATGAACTACCTGTGCAACAAAGGTTTAAACATAGATGAAAGGGATATTAACCAAAACACGCCGCTGATATATGCCATCTTAAACTCGACCTCTTTGCATACTGTCGAATTTTTATGCAAAAAAGGCGCAGAGATCGACATAAAGAACAGACATGGACAATCGCCTTTATTGGTATCCATAAAATACGGTTTTGACGAAATTGCCGACTATCTCATAGAGACGGGTGCCAATGTGAACATTGTCGAAAACGTCAATACCTCTTTAACGCTGTGCCATTTTGCCATCTACACATACAGGGACAAAGCGGACAAATTCAGAGAGATACAGACAAAACTTATCGCCAAAGGCGCGACGGTCGACATGAGTATCAACAAACTGGGCTGGACGCCGCTAATGCACTGCTGCATACAAAAAGAAACCTCTATGATAAAGGATCATTTCGAAATACTGATCCAGCTCGGCGCAAACCTGAACAAGACGGATATAAACGGAAGAACTCCTCTCATGCTTGCGACATCGGTGGGCAACAGCCACTTTTTGCAGCGGATTATCGAAAACTATGCAGATATCGACAGGACGGACAATTTCGGATGGAGTGCACTTATATTTGCGGTATATTATTCACAAAGAGATGTCGTAAAAGGACTTCTTGTCGCGGGTGCCAACAGCAACATAGTGACAAATAACGGACAATCGGCTTTGCAAATAGCAACGCAGCAGCAAAATCTTGATCTCGTCAACCTGCTCAAAGACTACGGCGCATACGAACACAACAAATAA
- the rpsR gene encoding 30S ribosomal protein S18, producing the protein MAEKRKYKKRFCKYCEAKIDFMDYKDVASLRFSLSERYKIMPRRLTGNCKRHQDMISTVIKRARAAALVPYTVTRKAVVTAPFENLR; encoded by the coding sequence ATGGCAGAAAAAAGAAAATACAAAAAAAGATTTTGTAAATATTGTGAAGCAAAAATAGACTTCATGGACTACAAAGACGTTGCATCGTTACGTTTCTCTCTTTCAGAGCGTTACAAAATTATGCCTCGTCGTCTTACAGGCAACTGTAAACGTCACCAAGATATGATATCTACAGTTATCAAACGTGCTCGTGCAGCGGCATTGGTACCATACACTGTTACTCGTAAAGCGGTCGTTACTGCACCGTTTGAGAATCTACGTTAG
- a CDS encoding single-stranded DNA-binding protein has protein sequence MFNKIILVGNLTRDIELRYSQTGMGIAKSAIATSRKFSANGEKKEEVCFVDITFFGRSAEVANQYLRKGSKILVEGRLTFEQWVDQNGQKRSKHSVTVETMQMLDSKGDNSGGTAYSADADQDYTQQQNYSQPNQSYGAPQQKNAEQSYQQPSAQQTRKVMPEPNIPVIDIDEDEIPF, from the coding sequence ATGTTTAACAAGATCATATTGGTAGGAAACTTGACTCGTGACATCGAATTAAGATATTCACAAACAGGAATGGGTATAGCAAAAAGCGCTATAGCTACATCTCGCAAATTCTCTGCTAACGGAGAGAAGAAAGAGGAAGTATGTTTTGTAGATATCACTTTCTTTGGACGCAGTGCCGAAGTCGCAAACCAATACCTTCGCAAAGGGAGTAAGATCCTCGTAGAAGGAAGATTGACATTTGAACAATGGGTAGATCAAAACGGACAAAAACGCTCAAAGCACTCTGTTACTGTTGAAACTATGCAGATGCTCGATTCCAAAGGCGACAATAGCGGCGGAACTGCTTACTCTGCTGATGCAGATCAAGATTATACACAGCAGCAAAACTATTCTCAGCCGAATCAATCATATGGCGCTCCACAGCAAAAAAATGCTGAACAGTCATACCAGCAGCCCTCTGCACAACAAACAAGAAAAGTGATGCCTGAGCCGAATATTCCGGTAATCGACATCGATGAAGATGAAATACCGTTCTAG
- the rpsF gene encoding 30S ribosomal protein S6 has product MRHYENLVIVKPTLTEEEIKSSIAAVEEVITSNGGEISARDAMGIRKLAYPIAKNERGYFYVIYYTVEPSAISEIERRFRINEELLRFVTIKYDTKREVTAWNQLVEKVNNPKKAPVKEEAAAAEEVTEEAQA; this is encoded by the coding sequence ATGAGACATTACGAAAACTTAGTAATCGTAAAACCAACATTAACTGAAGAAGAGATCAAAAGCAGCATCGCTGCTGTCGAAGAAGTGATCACATCAAACGGCGGAGAAATTTCTGCACGCGACGCTATGGGGATCCGCAAACTTGCATACCCTATCGCTAAAAACGAGCGCGGATATTTTTACGTAATATATTATACGGTCGAACCGTCTGCGATCAGCGAGATCGAAAGACGTTTTAGAATCAACGAAGAACTTTTACGTTTCGTTACTATCAAATATGATACAAAACGCGAAGTGACGGCTTGGAACCAACTTGTCGAAAAAGTAAACAATCCTAAAAAAGCTCCTGTAAAAGAGGAAGCTGCAGCTGCTGAAGAAGTAACAGAAGAAGCGCAAGCGTAA
- a CDS encoding divergent polysaccharide deacetylase family protein — MKKKRTTKNKNSTNKILKNFIWVLVAVLLSIVSIGIGYYFGYEDGSRYSDISSAKQKEKTLKALKKLEKATASSQEEDIKDRLKTVLKEEQNRYAQEGASHEYEESPEQLEHPPIVKAVAKEGVKSRPKLAIIIDDVSFARDVREIKKLNLNVTMSFLPPNAIHPNSAILASKEPFYMVHLPMEAMNFHASEPITLKVRDSQQVIMKRIDQIVKLFPRVKYINNHTGSKFTSNEVAMNRLIFALNKYHINFVDSRTIAETKVPKVMKAYGKRYIARDVFLDHKMEVDYVKGQIREAVKVAKLKGYAIAIGHPHENTLEALRESKDILSQVDLVQINKI, encoded by the coding sequence ATGAAAAAGAAAAGAACAACAAAAAATAAGAACAGCACGAACAAGATATTAAAGAACTTCATCTGGGTTTTGGTTGCGGTGCTGCTGTCGATAGTCTCCATCGGAATCGGTTATTATTTCGGATATGAAGACGGTTCGAGATACAGCGACATAAGCAGTGCCAAGCAGAAAGAAAAGACGTTAAAAGCGTTGAAAAAGCTTGAAAAAGCCACTGCTTCCTCACAAGAAGAGGATATAAAAGACAGGCTCAAAACCGTTTTAAAAGAGGAACAAAACAGATATGCCCAGGAGGGTGCTTCGCATGAGTATGAAGAATCGCCCGAGCAACTGGAACATCCTCCGATAGTCAAAGCGGTAGCAAAAGAGGGTGTCAAGAGCAGACCCAAACTGGCGATCATCATCGATGACGTCTCTTTTGCAAGAGACGTCAGGGAGATCAAAAAGCTCAACTTGAACGTCACTATGTCTTTTTTACCGCCAAACGCGATACATCCAAACTCTGCCATACTCGCTTCAAAAGAGCCTTTTTACATGGTCCACCTGCCTATGGAGGCTATGAATTTTCATGCTTCCGAGCCTATTACGCTAAAAGTGAGAGATTCGCAGCAGGTCATCATGAAAAGGATAGATCAGATCGTAAAACTGTTTCCGAGGGTCAAATACATAAACAACCATACGGGAAGCAAGTTTACTTCAAACGAAGTAGCTATGAACAGACTGATCTTTGCTCTGAACAAGTATCATATAAACTTCGTCGACAGCAGGACGATAGCCGAGACAAAGGTTCCAAAAGTCATGAAAGCCTACGGAAAAAGATATATTGCAAGGGATGTTTTTTTGGACCACAAGATGGAAGTCGATTATGTGAAAGGCCAGATAAGAGAAGCCGTCAAAGTTGCGAAACTAAAAGGCTACGCGATAGCCATAGGGCACCCGCATGAAAACACGTTAGAGGCTCTGCGCGAATCTAAAGATATACTTTCCCAAGTAGATCTGGTGCAGATAAACAAGATATAA
- a CDS encoding DNA-processing protein DprA encodes MRGVIEEAIEALSLMQNYPQKLSYSGDPSLLKRKKISVIGSRKPNPYTKAATHQLSQALSRAGICIVSGGAMGVDAIAHGGAKASNTVAVLPNGLDHKYPAINKKLLASIEKEGLLLSQFDDDFKATPWSFVVRNELVVALGEILVVTQADLDSGSMRSVEFALDMGKEIYVLPHRLGESKGTNSLLQKGLAKAIYDIDEFAARFAGIQNILRPDDEFIEFCKGAPTYDEAMLKYQDKVYEAELEGQISVRNGKVYVI; translated from the coding sequence ATGAGAGGAGTGATCGAAGAAGCTATCGAAGCGCTCTCTTTGATGCAGAACTATCCCCAAAAGCTTTCTTACAGCGGAGACCCGTCTCTGCTCAAACGTAAAAAAATATCCGTCATCGGAAGCAGAAAACCGAATCCCTATACAAAAGCAGCGACACATCAGCTCTCTCAGGCACTGAGCCGTGCAGGGATCTGCATCGTCAGCGGCGGAGCGATGGGCGTGGACGCCATAGCCCACGGTGGTGCAAAAGCTTCAAACACCGTTGCAGTGCTGCCAAACGGATTAGATCACAAGTATCCCGCCATCAATAAAAAACTGCTTGCCTCCATAGAAAAAGAGGGGCTGCTGCTCAGTCAGTTCGACGATGATTTTAAAGCGACTCCGTGGAGCTTTGTCGTAAGAAACGAGCTGGTCGTCGCACTCGGCGAAATCCTTGTCGTGACCCAGGCGGATCTTGACAGCGGAAGCATGCGAAGCGTAGAGTTTGCGCTTGATATGGGCAAGGAGATATACGTCCTGCCTCACAGACTGGGCGAGAGCAAAGGAACGAACTCGCTCTTGCAAAAGGGTCTTGCTAAAGCGATATACGACATCGACGAGTTCGCCGCCCGATTCGCAGGCATTCAGAACATACTCAGACCCGATGATGAGTTCATAGAGTTTTGCAAGGGTGCTCCTACTTACGACGAAGCGATGCTAAAGTATCAAGACAAGGTGTACGAAGCCGAGTTAGAGGGTCAGATAAGCGTACGAAACGGGAAAGTGTATGTGATCTAA
- the queA gene encoding tRNA preQ1(34) S-adenosylmethionine ribosyltransferase-isomerase QueA — MRKKKRKKKKRLNKLDPLLTSSYDFKLPEELIATHPVEPRDSARLLVYERATDMLTHTYFYELEKFIPKDAALIFNDTKVIKARLYGTKESGGKVELLINRPLNAVETNVYIRGRVKPGTKILFDEGLYAKIIRLHEDGSRDVLFFTEGKELRFEDLLPIIEKIGHIPLPPYMQREDAKEDEKDYQSVFARNEGAVAAPTASLHFTQEQHQRVCRTFKHAFVTLHVGAGTFKPVEEEEILKHPMHSEYYDISEEALKLLDSDTPILCVGTTSARTVEYYVQHGKKARGEANLFLHPNNPPQRVNYLLTNFHLPKSTLLMLVASFVGVEKALGLYEEAIKEHYRFYSYGDAMLIL, encoded by the coding sequence ATGAGGAAGAAGAAGAGGAAGAAAAAAAAGAGATTGAATAAACTCGACCCTCTTTTAACTTCCAGCTATGATTTTAAGCTCCCAGAGGAGCTTATAGCTACTCACCCCGTCGAGCCCCGCGACTCTGCCAGACTGCTTGTGTATGAAAGAGCGACCGACATGCTTACCCACACATACTTTTACGAACTTGAAAAGTTCATCCCAAAAGACGCGGCTTTGATATTCAACGACACAAAAGTCATAAAAGCGCGTCTTTACGGCACAAAAGAGAGCGGAGGCAAGGTCGAACTGCTCATAAACAGACCGCTTAACGCCGTCGAGACGAACGTCTATATACGAGGCAGAGTAAAACCCGGCACAAAGATACTCTTTGATGAAGGTCTTTATGCAAAGATCATCAGACTTCATGAAGACGGCTCACGCGATGTCCTCTTCTTTACAGAGGGCAAAGAGCTGAGATTTGAAGATCTTCTGCCCATCATCGAAAAGATAGGACATATCCCGCTTCCTCCATATATGCAGCGAGAAGATGCCAAAGAGGACGAAAAGGATTACCAAAGCGTCTTTGCCAGAAACGAGGGAGCCGTTGCGGCTCCCACCGCATCGCTTCACTTTACGCAAGAACAGCACCAAAGAGTATGCAGGACTTTTAAACACGCTTTTGTGACCCTGCATGTAGGCGCAGGGACATTTAAACCCGTCGAAGAGGAAGAGATACTAAAACATCCGATGCATAGCGAATACTACGATATCTCAGAAGAAGCGCTAAAGCTGCTCGATTCCGACACGCCTATTCTTTGTGTGGGAACGACATCGGCAAGAACGGTGGAGTACTACGTCCAACACGGCAAAAAAGCCAGAGGCGAAGCAAACCTCTTTTTGCACCCGAACAATCCGCCCCAAAGGGTGAACTATCTGCTGACGAACTTCCACCTTCCCAAATCGACGCTGCTGATGCTCGTAGCCTCTTTTGTGGGCGTGGAAAAAGCGCTTGGGCTTTATGAAGAGGCGATAAAAGAGCATTACCGTTTTTACTCCTACGGCGACGCGATGCTCATCCTTTAG
- the tatC gene encoding twin-arginine translocase subunit TatC, with the protein MFEDLKPHLADLRKRLTISAITLFVMFIVMFYFHEPLLTWMTAPLNKALIDVGRVSALAANGMVTTNQVGGAFFVAMKVAFFAAILGSLPIILAQIWLFVAPGLYDNEKKMLLPFVFGGTIMFAIGVAFAYYVVTPFGFDFLITFGSFKFTPLINIEDYVGFFTKIMFGFGIAFELPVFAYFLALIGLITDKTLTSFFKYAIVIIFILAALLTPPDVLTQLLMAFPLIGLYGLSILIVKFVNPAPKDDEEEESDEDEEDDEEEEEEEKKEIE; encoded by the coding sequence ATGTTTGAAGACCTAAAACCGCACCTTGCCGATCTGAGAAAAAGACTGACGATATCGGCTATTACACTTTTTGTTATGTTCATAGTCATGTTCTATTTTCACGAGCCGCTGCTTACTTGGATGACGGCACCCTTAAACAAAGCGCTTATTGACGTCGGAAGGGTATCTGCTCTTGCTGCTAATGGTATGGTAACGACCAATCAGGTCGGTGGAGCGTTCTTTGTGGCGATGAAGGTCGCCTTTTTTGCCGCGATTCTGGGCTCTCTTCCGATCATACTTGCTCAAATATGGCTTTTCGTTGCTCCGGGACTGTACGACAACGAGAAAAAGATGCTTCTGCCGTTCGTGTTCGGCGGGACTATCATGTTTGCCATCGGTGTTGCGTTTGCATACTATGTCGTCACCCCTTTTGGTTTTGATTTTCTCATCACCTTCGGTAGTTTCAAGTTTACTCCTTTAATAAACATCGAAGATTACGTAGGTTTCTTTACCAAGATCATGTTCGGTTTCGGTATCGCTTTTGAGCTTCCCGTATTTGCATACTTTTTGGCGCTTATCGGGCTTATCACCGACAAGACGCTGACATCGTTTTTCAAATATGCGATCGTCATCATCTTTATACTCGCGGCGCTGCTGACGCCTCCTGATGTCTTGACACAGCTTCTTATGGCGTTTCCTCTCATCGGATTGTACGGACTGTCGATCCTGATAGTGAAATTCGTCAATCCTGCCCCTAAAGACGATGAGGAAGAAGAAAGCGACGAAGACGAAGAGGATGATGAGGAAGAAGAAGAGGAAGAAAAAAAAGAGATTGAATAA
- the tatB gene encoding Sec-independent protein translocase protein TatB: protein MFGMGFTELLLIAVVAIIFLGPDKLPQAMVEIARTIKKVKKLVATAKDSLEEELHLADIKDEALAYKKELTSAGNNLKSINPINNIKEDLYDVTVEESKPKPKPKPRTKKEPVKEKEEVTFKKKEKTPKEENE, encoded by the coding sequence ATGTTTGGTATGGGTTTCACTGAATTACTACTTATCGCCGTTGTAGCAATAATATTTTTAGGGCCAGATAAGCTTCCTCAAGCTATGGTAGAGATAGCAAGAACAATAAAAAAAGTAAAAAAACTCGTTGCTACGGCAAAAGATTCCCTTGAAGAGGAACTCCATCTCGCCGACATCAAAGACGAAGCGCTGGCATACAAAAAAGAGCTCACAAGCGCAGGCAATAATCTAAAAAGCATCAACCCCATAAACAACATAAAAGAAGATCTTTATGACGTAACGGTAGAAGAGTCCAAACCAAAGCCGAAACCAAAACCGAGAACCAAGAAAGAACCGGTCAAAGAAAAAGAAGAAGTCACGTTCAAGAAAAAAGAAAAAACACCCAAAGAAGAGAATGAATAA